One window from the genome of Sulfodiicoccus acidiphilus encodes:
- a CDS encoding pyroglutamyl-peptidase I, producing MIVVFGFEEFQEYRENPARLVAESLDGREVGGHRIKGVVLPVQYDRVPGLISAELRATRPALALGVGVAPGRAKITPEKVAINYKFSREPDNAGLVAKGERIDDGPDGLFADIPVEDLVDHLNSVGIPAELSLSAGSYLCNTAMYVILREVRMYGGLGGFIHVPCHEKCAASISRPIPSMSLETIVKGVRESIEFVLARAITPRST from the coding sequence GTGATAGTCGTATTCGGTTTCGAGGAGTTCCAGGAGTACAGGGAGAACCCAGCTAGGTTGGTGGCGGAATCCCTGGACGGAAGAGAGGTGGGAGGCCACAGGATCAAGGGTGTAGTCCTCCCAGTGCAGTACGACAGAGTCCCGGGGCTCATATCTGCTGAGCTACGGGCAACGAGACCTGCCCTGGCCCTCGGAGTGGGGGTGGCACCGGGAAGGGCGAAGATCACGCCAGAGAAGGTGGCGATAAACTACAAGTTCTCCAGGGAACCGGACAACGCGGGACTGGTAGCTAAGGGAGAGAGGATAGACGACGGTCCAGATGGGCTGTTCGCCGACATCCCGGTTGAGGACTTGGTGGATCACCTGAACTCCGTTGGGATCCCGGCGGAGTTGAGCCTGTCGGCCGGAAGTTACCTCTGCAACACAGCCATGTACGTCATACTCAGGGAAGTTAGGATGTATGGGGGTCTGGGCGGTTTCATTCACGTGCCTTGTCACGAGAAGTGTGCGGCCTCGATCTCCAGGCCCATTCCATCCATGAGCTTGGAGACCATAGTCAAGGGTGTGAGGGAGTCGATAGAGTTCGTCCTAGCGAGGGCGATCACGCCAAGAAGCACCTGA
- a CDS encoding ABC transporter permease, whose amino-acid sequence MEVGSRYGGLVKRVVADPKGGAGVGIILAFTVLPFLRPLLTKYPPLAVGVGAPNQPPSHAHLLGTTSLGQDVFSQFLAGGLVPVEVGVLTGVFTSLLVVLIGVPAGYYSEKLGRLLTLITDVFLIIPSLPLIILLGVYLGPSLLNQVLVLTLISWPFPARVVASQVISLKERGFVLSAKALGASDGRVMFGEVLPNVVNLIISNSVLVIIFAILFQTAISFLGLGVPTQPGWGNMLYYAEQSGAIASGEWWWVVPPGLGILTVAFAFSLLFLRIEEILGLEVR is encoded by the coding sequence ATGGAGGTCGGCTCGAGGTACGGAGGCCTAGTGAAGAGGGTGGTGGCGGACCCTAAGGGAGGAGCTGGAGTCGGCATAATACTAGCCTTCACCGTGCTGCCCTTCCTTAGGCCACTCCTCACCAAGTACCCTCCGTTGGCGGTGGGAGTGGGGGCACCGAACCAGCCTCCCTCCCACGCCCACCTGCTGGGGACCACGAGCCTAGGCCAGGACGTGTTCAGTCAGTTCCTCGCTGGTGGACTAGTCCCCGTAGAGGTGGGGGTCCTGACAGGCGTCTTCACCTCCCTTCTAGTCGTGCTAATAGGAGTTCCAGCTGGGTACTACTCCGAGAAGTTGGGCAGGCTCCTGACCCTGATAACTGACGTGTTCCTGATCATACCGTCGCTTCCCCTGATCATACTCCTAGGAGTCTACCTCGGGCCAAGCCTCCTCAATCAGGTCCTGGTCCTCACCCTCATTTCCTGGCCTTTCCCGGCCAGGGTGGTCGCCTCACAGGTGATAAGTCTGAAGGAGAGGGGGTTCGTGCTCAGCGCCAAGGCCCTGGGAGCGTCAGACGGGAGGGTTATGTTCGGGGAGGTACTTCCAAACGTGGTGAACCTTATCATCTCCAACAGCGTCCTGGTGATAATATTCGCCATACTCTTCCAGACGGCCATTTCGTTCTTGGGACTCGGCGTCCCCACTCAACCTGGGTGGGGTAACATGTTGTACTACGCTGAGCAGTCTGGGGCAATAGCGAGCGGGGAGTGGTGGTGGGTCGTCCCTCCGGGGCTGGGGATCCTGACGGTGGCCTTCGCCTTCTCTCTCCTCTTCCTGAGGATAGAGGAGATCCTAGGACTGGAGGTGAGGTGA
- a CDS encoding amidohydrolase family protein produces the protein MFTISNVKLRGRRGTFKVWIEGDKVRRIEESSENGDLDGEGKLLTESFVVPHLHLDKVETGPEVPEGVSLYRTEGDSRSAIERAAKVKVDYDEESVALRASRTLLQCVKWGVTDVRAFADVDPVAELRGLLGLIRARDSLRGILNVQVVAFPQQGILREEGTEDLLYEALKRGADVVGGIPWIERSQREMEEHVRIVLDLAEKSGKPVALLVDDAPDPKLNTLEILAREVLTRGWKGGVEACHARALSLYDPDRRRKVLELTKEAGISLVANPHTGNLNLPVREALSLGINVSLGQDDCNDAYYPFGRCNMAEVAFLAAHLLDMMNDRDMENLFDMITWRAARTIGLERTLRPGSQASLVLLKRENVREALRHHDGASLVFNEGRITYDST, from the coding sequence GTGTTCACAATATCTAACGTCAAGCTGAGGGGAAGACGAGGAACTTTCAAGGTGTGGATAGAGGGGGACAAAGTGAGGAGGATAGAGGAGAGCTCGGAGAATGGAGACCTAGATGGCGAGGGGAAGCTCCTCACCGAGTCGTTTGTCGTCCCCCACCTCCACCTAGACAAGGTGGAGACGGGCCCTGAAGTCCCAGAGGGGGTCTCCCTTTACCGAACCGAGGGAGACAGTAGGTCCGCGATAGAACGAGCAGCGAAGGTCAAGGTCGACTACGACGAGGAATCCGTGGCACTTCGAGCCTCGAGGACCTTGCTTCAATGTGTTAAGTGGGGAGTAACGGACGTGAGGGCCTTCGCCGACGTGGATCCTGTCGCAGAGTTACGTGGACTGCTGGGACTGATCAGGGCGAGGGACTCGCTGAGAGGAATTCTCAACGTCCAGGTGGTAGCTTTCCCACAACAAGGAATCCTCAGAGAGGAGGGGACGGAGGACCTCCTCTACGAGGCCCTGAAGCGGGGTGCAGACGTGGTAGGAGGTATACCTTGGATTGAGAGAAGTCAAAGGGAAATGGAGGAACACGTCAGGATAGTGTTGGACTTGGCGGAGAAGAGCGGCAAACCGGTGGCCCTGCTAGTGGACGATGCCCCAGATCCGAAGTTGAACACGTTGGAGATCCTAGCTAGGGAAGTCCTAACCAGGGGATGGAAGGGTGGTGTGGAGGCCTGCCACGCTAGGGCACTCTCCCTTTACGATCCCGATAGGAGGCGCAAGGTACTTGAGTTGACCAAGGAGGCAGGAATATCCCTAGTCGCTAATCCGCACACAGGTAACCTCAACTTACCGGTGAGGGAGGCCCTATCTCTAGGGATTAACGTTTCCCTGGGACAGGACGACTGTAACGATGCCTACTACCCATTCGGTAGGTGCAACATGGCGGAGGTGGCGTTCCTCGCGGCCCACCTGCTCGACATGATGAACGATAGGGACATGGAGAACTTATTCGACATGATCACTTGGAGGGCCGCGAGGACTATCGGCCTAGAGAGAACTCTCAGACCTGGCTCCCAGGCTAGCCTAGTCCTACTCAAGAGGGAGAACGTTAGGGAGGCCCTGCGACACCACGACGGTGCCTCCCTCGTCTTTAACGAGGGCAGGATAACCTACGACTCGACCTAA
- a CDS encoding winged helix-turn-helix domain-containing protein: MARKRNRVEIYGDVLNACSSGLRKTPLMYRTNLSYVLLRRYLKEMKERGLLYENGGLVYPTDKGRKLLLLIRRSLELKKEIEEVELKLGELRTMRAASRRSV, from the coding sequence ATGGCAAGGAAAAGAAATCGGGTCGAGATATACGGGGACGTGCTCAATGCCTGCTCCTCTGGCCTGAGGAAGACCCCTCTAATGTATAGGACTAACCTCAGTTACGTCCTCCTCCGCAGGTACCTAAAGGAGATGAAAGAGAGGGGGTTGCTTTACGAGAACGGTGGCCTGGTCTACCCCACGGATAAGGGGAGGAAATTGCTCCTCCTCATAAGGAGGTCCCTAGAGCTGAAGAAAGAGATAGAGGAAGTGGAGCTCAAGTTGGGTGAGCTCAGGACTATGAGGGCCGCGAGTAGAAGGAGCGTCTGA
- a CDS encoding ABC transporter substrate-binding protein: MKSRKGIGKSVIVAVVVIVVVVAAVAGVLLTTNHSKPTVPSTSPPSNTTRVTNTTSVTTTTTSNATLTTGFFEDVTSLSPVNWFTISDLDVLQLIFNTLVEVNASGLPAPGLAQSWTVSDNGQVYTFYLYHNATWQDGVPVTAKDVVFTFNYWKKYHFPYYATLAALIENATAINNYTVQVTLVHPDAGFLLDLADLGMIIPQHIWQNITNPFNQSNLIGDGPFEFVSRTPGVDIVLKANPHYFLGEPHFKYLVIKIFSSVDSALAALESGSLNMLELPEGTSLSALSAYPSIHIVTTPSTMIYYISMNTQTFPFNNTLVRQAVAYAINKTAILDLAFLGQGQVANSVISPALSYWYNPDVPNYTYSPSTAVQLLEKAGFTNSSGKWVNSQGEQLAFNLLIPNEAPWIEMATIIQQELGQIGITVNVQAVDPTTWESTVIGTHNYQMTLGSWRLYFDPMLFLEPSFDSNETGPNGLNFAVFKNSTVDNLINQAIYSPSLATERTYVDQIQYAVNQQVPWIMLAYGQDIWAVQGYSNWQGVPRYGLWYYTNFLSMTPTG; the protein is encoded by the coding sequence GTGAAGAGTAGGAAAGGAATTGGTAAATCGGTCATAGTTGCGGTGGTGGTAATCGTGGTCGTGGTAGCAGCTGTGGCTGGGGTTCTTTTAACTACCAACCACAGCAAGCCCACGGTCCCTTCCACCTCTCCTCCATCTAACACCACGAGGGTGACTAACACCACCTCAGTGACCACAACAACCACCTCAAACGCTACACTGACCACAGGCTTCTTCGAGGACGTGACTTCTCTGAGTCCGGTCAACTGGTTCACCATATCTGACTTGGACGTACTGCAACTGATCTTCAACACCCTCGTTGAAGTGAACGCCTCTGGTCTACCCGCTCCCGGCCTGGCTCAGAGCTGGACTGTCTCCGACAACGGTCAGGTCTACACGTTCTACCTTTACCACAACGCCACGTGGCAGGACGGCGTCCCAGTGACGGCCAAGGACGTCGTCTTCACGTTCAACTACTGGAAGAAGTACCACTTCCCTTACTACGCGACCCTGGCGGCCCTAATAGAGAACGCGACTGCCATAAACAACTACACGGTACAGGTGACGCTGGTGCACCCAGACGCAGGGTTCCTACTGGACCTGGCAGACCTAGGGATGATAATACCCCAACACATATGGCAGAACATAACTAACCCATTCAATCAATCCAACCTCATAGGCGATGGTCCGTTCGAGTTCGTCTCCAGGACACCGGGAGTGGACATAGTGTTGAAGGCTAACCCCCACTACTTCCTGGGCGAGCCACACTTCAAGTACCTCGTGATAAAGATATTCAGCTCGGTCGACTCAGCGCTGGCGGCCCTTGAGTCTGGTAGCCTCAACATGCTGGAGCTCCCAGAGGGCACGAGCCTGTCGGCGTTGTCGGCCTACCCATCGATTCACATAGTTACCACTCCAAGCACCATGATATACTACATCTCGATGAACACACAGACCTTCCCGTTCAACAACACGCTCGTCAGGCAGGCCGTAGCTTACGCCATCAACAAGACCGCCATACTTGACCTGGCCTTCCTGGGACAGGGGCAGGTGGCTAACTCGGTGATATCCCCGGCCCTATCCTACTGGTACAACCCTGACGTGCCCAACTACACTTACAGTCCATCTACCGCAGTGCAGCTCCTCGAGAAGGCGGGCTTCACTAACTCCAGTGGAAAGTGGGTCAATTCGCAGGGAGAGCAACTCGCCTTCAACCTCCTCATCCCCAACGAGGCACCTTGGATAGAGATGGCGACCATCATACAGCAGGAGTTAGGACAGATAGGTATTACGGTGAACGTGCAGGCAGTGGACCCCACGACCTGGGAGTCCACAGTGATAGGCACCCACAATTACCAAATGACCCTGGGATCGTGGAGGCTCTACTTCGATCCAATGCTCTTCCTGGAACCCTCCTTCGATTCCAACGAGACTGGACCAAACGGATTGAACTTCGCCGTCTTCAAGAACTCCACGGTGGACAACCTCATAAACCAGGCAATATACTCACCCTCACTCGCCACGGAGAGGACATACGTCGACCAGATACAGTACGCGGTGAACCAGCAGGTCCCGTGGATAATGTTGGCCTACGGGCAGGACATATGGGCAGTACAGGGATACAGTAACTGGCAGGGAGTCCCGAGGTACGGACTCTGGTACTACACCAACTTCCTCAGTATGACCCCCACAGGATGA
- a CDS encoding hydantoinase B/oxoprolinase family protein: MSWELIHKSTVYVAEEMGVALKRSALSPNIRERMDHSCAIVDVQGRIVAQAEHIPVHLGSFKVGVRNLLTYIEKEGVELEQGDAVIFNDPYISGTHLNDVGLLTPIFAPSLVGYAVNKAHHVDVGGPVPGSINPNATTLYEEGFVIPPLKLMRRGQPAREVFKMIEENFKVPSISLGDLNAQVAANRLGASRIRQAVEKYGVERVTQGWESSINYARELVRRRLLSLPRGTYDAEDYLEWKHGLLKLKVSLEVGEKVRADFEGTDPQIEGPLNAVPGVTYSAVSFAVRCVVGEVPTNEGFYSSVEVKAPHGSLVNPYKPAAVGGGNVETSQRVADVTFLALSRASREVPAAAHGTMMNVMMGGTLNGKYWSYYETIGGGSGARPDGDGESAVHVNMSNTLNTPIEVAERQFPLFFTRYEVRRGSGGTGKYRGGDGIIRAFRVKAPTTLSLLADRFQVGPWGLAGGSPGKPGKATVGGKEMPSKFTVKLEQGEEVVLETPGGGGYGTPS; the protein is encoded by the coding sequence ATGAGCTGGGAGCTGATTCATAAGTCAACAGTGTACGTGGCGGAAGAGATGGGAGTCGCTCTGAAGAGGAGCGCCCTCTCCCCCAACATAAGGGAGAGGATGGACCACAGTTGCGCGATCGTCGACGTACAAGGCAGGATAGTCGCGCAGGCGGAACACATACCCGTCCACCTAGGATCCTTCAAGGTTGGTGTGAGAAACCTCCTCACCTACATCGAGAAGGAGGGGGTGGAACTGGAGCAAGGAGACGCGGTGATCTTCAACGATCCCTACATCTCGGGGACGCACCTGAACGATGTGGGTCTCCTCACTCCGATATTTGCCCCGTCTCTGGTGGGCTACGCCGTCAACAAGGCCCACCACGTGGACGTGGGAGGTCCCGTGCCGGGAAGTATAAACCCGAACGCCACCACCCTCTACGAAGAGGGATTCGTCATACCGCCACTGAAGCTGATGAGGAGGGGACAGCCAGCGAGGGAGGTGTTCAAGATGATAGAAGAGAACTTCAAGGTTCCCTCGATCTCCCTCGGGGATCTCAACGCCCAGGTGGCGGCCAACAGGTTGGGGGCCTCGAGGATTAGACAGGCCGTGGAGAAGTACGGAGTTGAGAGGGTGACCCAGGGGTGGGAGTCCTCCATAAATTACGCCAGGGAACTAGTGAGGAGGAGACTTCTGTCTCTACCAAGGGGGACCTACGACGCCGAGGACTACCTAGAGTGGAAACACGGCCTCCTGAAGTTGAAGGTTTCTCTGGAGGTGGGCGAAAAAGTTAGGGCCGACTTCGAGGGGACAGATCCACAGATCGAGGGTCCCCTCAATGCTGTCCCTGGGGTAACTTACTCCGCCGTCTCCTTCGCGGTGAGGTGTGTTGTGGGTGAGGTGCCTACCAACGAAGGCTTCTACAGTTCTGTGGAAGTCAAGGCCCCCCACGGGTCTCTCGTGAACCCGTACAAGCCAGCTGCGGTAGGTGGAGGTAACGTCGAAACCTCCCAGAGGGTGGCTGACGTCACGTTCCTGGCCCTTTCGAGAGCGTCACGGGAAGTACCTGCAGCGGCCCACGGGACCATGATGAACGTAATGATGGGTGGCACGTTAAACGGTAAGTACTGGTCGTACTACGAGACCATAGGTGGAGGGAGCGGGGCAAGGCCTGATGGGGACGGGGAGAGCGCCGTCCACGTGAACATGAGCAACACTCTCAACACCCCCATAGAGGTGGCCGAGAGACAGTTCCCACTTTTCTTCACTAGGTACGAGGTGAGGAGAGGAAGCGGAGGGACGGGAAAATATAGGGGAGGAGACGGTATAATTAGAGCCTTCAGGGTGAAGGCCCCCACCACCCTCTCCTTGTTGGCCGACAGGTTCCAAGTGGGACCTTGGGGACTGGCTGGGGGATCTCCGGGGAAGCCGGGAAAGGCCACAGTAGGAGGTAAGGAGATGCCAAGCAAGTTTACCGTAAAACTGGAGCAGGGGGAGGAGGTGGTCCTTGAGACTCCTGGTGGAGGAGGGTACGGAACTCCGAGTTGA
- a CDS encoding ABC transporter permease has product MAWRSYVVKRLTFFLYSFVILLVLNFLIPRLMPGNPVSRFVNPLMSPQAQRQILEQFGLTKPLYVQFLLYLRGVFTGNFGISFLYYPTPVSTLIAQRLPWTLFLTGTATVLAALLGMALGLLAAWHRGKVDSASVFSSLVLRSTPTFWLGLVLLILFGVTLKVFPTSGYFSTSLLVSGGGVPAFVQSLLYHSFLPIVTLMAYLVGGNLLIMRASTLSTLKEDYVTTMRAFGYDDRRILYGHVLRNASLPMLTNIGIQMGYIVSGAVLVETVFSYPGMGLLVYQAVLARDYPTLQGAFFVLTVTTLVALLIVDLLYGVLDPRVRR; this is encoded by the coding sequence GTGGCGTGGAGGAGCTACGTAGTTAAGAGGCTCACATTTTTCCTCTACTCCTTTGTGATTCTCCTCGTGCTCAATTTCCTCATTCCCAGGTTGATGCCAGGTAACCCGGTATCAAGGTTCGTCAACCCCCTCATGTCACCTCAGGCGCAGCGTCAGATACTCGAGCAGTTCGGGTTAACTAAGCCACTTTACGTGCAGTTCCTGCTCTACCTCAGGGGCGTCTTCACGGGTAACTTCGGCATATCCTTCCTTTACTACCCCACTCCAGTGTCGACCCTAATAGCCCAGAGACTCCCGTGGACGCTCTTCCTAACCGGTACCGCCACTGTATTGGCGGCCCTCTTGGGAATGGCCCTAGGCCTCTTGGCCGCCTGGCACAGGGGGAAGGTGGACTCGGCCTCGGTGTTCTCCTCCCTCGTCCTGAGGTCCACTCCCACCTTCTGGCTCGGCCTCGTTTTGCTCATATTGTTCGGAGTGACGCTGAAGGTCTTCCCCACTTCAGGTTACTTCTCCACCTCACTCCTGGTGTCAGGAGGCGGGGTACCGGCCTTCGTGCAGAGCCTCCTCTACCACTCCTTCCTTCCCATCGTGACGTTGATGGCCTACCTAGTGGGAGGGAACCTCCTGATTATGAGGGCGTCTACCCTGAGCACCTTGAAGGAGGACTACGTAACTACAATGAGGGCGTTCGGTTACGACGACCGGAGGATCCTCTACGGACACGTCCTGAGGAACGCTTCGCTTCCCATGTTAACCAACATAGGAATCCAGATGGGTTACATAGTTAGTGGGGCGGTGTTGGTGGAGACGGTCTTCTCCTACCCTGGAATGGGGTTACTCGTGTACCAGGCGGTGCTCGCCAGGGACTACCCTACCCTCCAGGGAGCGTTCTTCGTGCTCACGGTAACGACGTTAGTCGCATTGCTGATCGTGGACTTACTCTACGGTGTCCTAGATCCGCGGGTGAGGAGGTAA
- a CDS encoding gamma-glutamyltransferase, producing MFAVATDHELSTGAAVEVLMKGGNAVDAAIAASVALSVVDPYMSGLGGFGVAIVKRDKVYGLNFVGTAPRELRAELLTREDPWEEYRPSFDGPLSVLVPGSVAGWGELHAKFGTLDWKEVVLPAIRLARGHVVTERIWKFYEGIKGRAGQFHANYETFYKDGRFPLPGETLRQPDLASTLETLADEGWRSFYSGTLAKKTVEAVREQGGLMDDEDLRNYSPVWVDPIEVSHGNYVVYSLPQGTSGPTVLEWLNVVEELDPRGTGDRGSSPISSSKQGSWRSGTTTFGTLERTTTGCP from the coding sequence ATGTTTGCCGTAGCGACCGACCACGAGCTCTCCACCGGGGCCGCGGTCGAAGTTCTAATGAAGGGAGGAAACGCGGTGGATGCGGCCATCGCCGCGTCCGTGGCACTGAGCGTCGTCGACCCATACATGTCTGGGTTGGGAGGGTTCGGGGTGGCCATAGTGAAGAGAGACAAAGTTTACGGACTCAACTTCGTCGGTACCGCCCCTCGCGAGCTCAGGGCAGAGCTCCTCACTCGGGAAGATCCTTGGGAGGAGTACAGGCCCTCGTTCGATGGTCCACTGTCTGTGCTAGTTCCAGGTTCCGTAGCAGGTTGGGGTGAACTGCACGCCAAGTTCGGTACCTTGGACTGGAAGGAGGTGGTACTCCCTGCGATTAGGTTGGCCAGAGGACACGTAGTCACGGAGAGGATTTGGAAGTTCTACGAGGGAATAAAGGGAAGGGCGGGGCAGTTTCACGCAAACTACGAGACTTTCTACAAGGACGGCAGGTTTCCGCTACCTGGGGAAACGTTGAGACAGCCGGACCTCGCGAGTACTCTCGAGACCTTGGCAGACGAGGGATGGAGGTCCTTCTACTCCGGGACACTAGCCAAGAAGACGGTGGAAGCTGTCAGGGAACAGGGAGGACTCATGGACGATGAGGACCTTAGGAACTACTCCCCGGTGTGGGTAGACCCGATCGAGGTGAGCCACGGTAACTACGTAGTTTACTCCCTCCCTCAGGGAACCTCAGGGCCAACTGTGCTGGAGTGGTTGAACGTAGTAGAGGAGCTAGATCCGCGGGGGACTGGAGATCGGGGGAGTTCGCCCATCTCTTCCTCGAAGCAGGGAAGTTGGCGCTCAGGGACGACGACATTTGGAACACTGGAAAGGACTACTACAGGGTGCCCCTAG
- a CDS encoding ABC transporter ATP-binding protein gives MPLLDVRELTVAYVSDGREVEAVRDLSFSVEKGESLAVVGESGSGKTTLAMTLMGLLPKEARVKRGDVVFDGVSLLSLGKEELRRIRWRRMSMIFQASQNALDPVRKVGNQLVELYTYHNRGARKEEAVNRAIETLSTVNLAPSVMDMYPHELSGGMKQRVVIAASLLLEPELLLADEPTTALDVVTQAEILLLIRKVVKERGLTLLFITHDVGLVASLCDRVMVMYGGTDMEQGPLREVLSRPAHPYTERLIKTLRGLEEGRLELEDVKREVTGGCPFLSRCPDAVDRCYREFPSRREKGKVEVRCFVRGGES, from the coding sequence ATGCCACTACTCGACGTGAGGGAGCTCACGGTCGCGTACGTAAGCGACGGGAGGGAAGTGGAGGCGGTGAGGGACCTGAGTTTCTCAGTGGAGAAGGGCGAGTCCCTGGCGGTCGTGGGGGAGTCGGGCTCCGGGAAGACGACTCTGGCCATGACGCTGATGGGACTCCTCCCCAAGGAGGCCAGGGTTAAGAGGGGGGACGTGGTCTTCGACGGAGTGAGCTTACTGAGCCTAGGGAAGGAGGAGCTCAGGAGGATAAGGTGGAGGAGGATGTCCATGATCTTTCAGGCGTCCCAGAACGCCTTAGACCCAGTTAGGAAGGTCGGGAACCAGTTGGTGGAGCTTTACACTTATCACAACAGGGGGGCTAGGAAGGAAGAGGCAGTGAACAGGGCCATAGAGACCTTAAGCACGGTGAACTTGGCCCCCTCGGTGATGGACATGTACCCTCACGAACTCTCAGGTGGCATGAAGCAGAGGGTGGTGATAGCGGCGTCACTCCTGCTGGAGCCCGAGCTCCTCTTGGCTGACGAACCCACCACGGCCTTGGACGTGGTGACCCAGGCCGAAATACTCCTCCTCATAAGGAAGGTGGTAAAGGAGAGGGGGCTCACCCTGCTCTTCATAACACACGACGTAGGACTTGTGGCGTCCCTTTGCGACAGGGTCATGGTGATGTACGGTGGGACGGATATGGAGCAGGGCCCTCTGCGGGAGGTGCTGTCGAGGCCGGCGCACCCGTACACCGAGAGGCTCATCAAGACCCTCAGGGGGCTGGAGGAGGGTAGGCTAGAGCTTGAGGACGTCAAGAGGGAGGTCACCGGGGGATGTCCCTTCCTGAGCAGGTGCCCTGACGCAGTGGACAGGTGCTACAGGGAGTTCCCCTCAAGGAGGGAGAAAGGTAAGGTTGAAGTCAGGTGCTTCGTGAGGGGTGGGGAGAGTTGA
- a CDS encoding gamma-glutamyltransferase encodes MALRDDDIWNTGKDYYRVPLDFLLSRQRAKSLAGKVSNEAKFYPKVGRSVYGEHTTSLSVVDDDVSVTITMTQMYGFERNGLLRGLGFNLNDGACYFSLDPADKERVEPGQRPRFPLSPVVAVSEERTVTMGAAGGWTIPQTVTLTLLKSLRFGAAVNDAVNSPRYLMRYRTNSIPYPPGTEVEVEEGIPSDTINYLRARGHVLARHTPLGGVPSGPSTGWRCAEGGPFQERTGGGRGLALWAELFTRLK; translated from the coding sequence TTGGCGCTCAGGGACGACGACATTTGGAACACTGGAAAGGACTACTACAGGGTGCCCCTAGACTTCCTCCTGAGCAGACAGAGGGCTAAGTCGCTCGCTGGGAAGGTCTCTAACGAGGCTAAGTTCTACCCCAAGGTTGGGAGGAGCGTGTACGGCGAACACACGACTAGCCTATCAGTGGTCGACGACGACGTTTCGGTCACCATCACGATGACCCAGATGTACGGCTTCGAAAGGAACGGACTTCTGAGGGGCCTGGGGTTCAACTTGAACGACGGAGCGTGTTACTTCAGCCTCGACCCCGCGGACAAGGAGAGGGTGGAGCCTGGCCAGAGGCCACGCTTCCCGCTCTCTCCAGTGGTGGCCGTGAGCGAAGAAAGGACGGTGACCATGGGGGCCGCCGGAGGTTGGACGATCCCACAGACCGTGACCCTCACCCTACTCAAGTCCCTGAGGTTCGGGGCTGCAGTGAACGACGCTGTCAACTCGCCACGCTACCTCATGAGATACAGGACAAACTCCATCCCTTACCCTCCCGGGACGGAGGTCGAGGTTGAGGAAGGGATACCCTCGGATACCATCAATTACCTGAGGGCGAGAGGACACGTTTTGGCCAGACACACTCCACTGGGAGGGGTTCCTTCGGGGCCCTCAACGGGGTGGAGGTGCGCGGAGGGAGGCCCGTTCCAGGAGCGGACGGGAGGAGGAAGGGGTCTGGCGCTGTGGGCTGAACTTTTTACCCGGCTCAAGTAA
- a CDS encoding dipeptide/oligopeptide/nickel ABC transporter ATP-binding protein → MKLLEARSLSKTFRRGKTLVRALDDVSFSLEEGERLAVVGESGSGKTTLARLLMGLEVPDAGEVHFEGRKVLDKSTRMDVETRRKFSVVFQDPYESLNPAKKVFDIVGFPLSVRGERPDSIREAVYSALREVKLVPPELFGSKYPTQLSGGQRQRVAIARAVIYRPKVLIADEPTTMIDASLKAEVLKLFLDLSSKYRMNLITVTHDFSVAPLISDRVIVMYRGRVVEEGPTRKVLKSPSTHTHRPSYLLCRDWRGRSGS, encoded by the coding sequence TTGAAGCTCCTAGAGGCCAGGTCTCTGAGTAAGACGTTCAGGAGGGGGAAAACCCTTGTGAGGGCCCTCGACGACGTTTCGTTCTCACTCGAGGAGGGGGAGAGGCTGGCGGTCGTGGGGGAGTCGGGCTCCGGGAAGACGACTCTGGCCAGGTTGTTGATGGGGCTGGAGGTGCCTGACGCGGGAGAAGTCCACTTCGAGGGAAGGAAGGTGTTGGACAAGTCCACGAGGATGGACGTCGAGACGAGGAGGAAGTTCTCAGTAGTGTTCCAGGACCCATACGAGTCCCTGAACCCGGCGAAGAAGGTCTTCGACATAGTGGGCTTCCCACTTAGTGTGAGGGGAGAGAGACCCGACTCGATAAGGGAGGCCGTCTACTCGGCCCTGAGGGAGGTAAAGCTAGTCCCACCCGAGCTCTTCGGGTCGAAGTACCCCACGCAGCTCTCGGGAGGCCAGAGGCAGAGGGTCGCCATCGCGAGGGCGGTGATATACAGGCCAAAAGTGCTTATAGCCGACGAGCCCACGACTATGATAGACGCCTCCTTGAAGGCGGAGGTGCTGAAGCTCTTCCTGGACCTCTCCTCCAAGTATAGGATGAACCTGATAACTGTGACACACGACTTCAGCGTGGCTCCGTTAATCTCCGATAGGGTGATAGTGATGTACAGGGGGAGGGTGGTGGAGGAAGGTCCCACTAGGAAGGTCCTCAAGTCCCCCTCCACCCATACACACAGACCCTCATATCTGCTGTGCCGAGATTGGAGGGGGAGATCAGGCTCCTAG